The genomic DNA tattcaatcctcctgtttcccccccccccgattgtTTTAATTCCTCCCAGAGTCGCTGCATTAATTTGATAAAGATTTTTTAACAGCCATGGTTTTCATAGCAGTGTGCACAAGATGAGTAATCtgtcatttgaaataaacaatcAAGAGACCATACCAAGCTGTTATCCCGTATCTGATAATGCTTTCAAAAACAGCAGTGAACATGAATTTCTGCTGAACTCCTTAGACCTAGAAACCTCAGAGCCATCAGTCCCTGCTGGTGTGCACCGAGtgtaacacaaacataaacatctcCTACATTTGATAGATTCAGAAAACTAACACattgttttgttgctgtttattGTTCTTAAactaaacagttttttttttaaacaatgtagAGGTAATGTAAATCACTACAACCTCCAAATCAGCTTTTCATAGAGAttgtgaccaaaaaaaaaagaaaagtaatatCCGCTGTAATTAACTCACAATAACAACAGATgtagaaacatttaaagcaaaacaaactgaagtgaTCATGttgactgtaatgttgtaacTTGATTCAAAACAAACTTGTAACATCATGTTGCCATAAGAAAtcacaaaaacagctttaattCTTAGCGTTAGGGTTAAAATATTATAAAGGTAGTTCATGATGTAACATTTACAACCGTAATATACAGCAGGTGTATAGAAAAACAAGTGCTTTCATCGCTGCTCTATCTTGAAAAAGAAGTAGATTATCAGACATGAAGCGGCCTGAATATTTGGTCAATTTAAAGATTTGGTGAAATTAATGTAGATCTACTCTTCACAGTTTGATGTTGGTAGTTCATAGAAGTGAATATGGTTTAGGTTGGTTGgaattttaaacatattttccaTGAAAACACAAGTACTGTTACTAAATACATACCAAACCTTTTTCATATCATAAATAAGAAAAGCAGGAATTTACATATAAATCCCTTCAGATTGCCTCTATAAAGAAGTTTTTAAAGGCAGATATGAGGGATTTATAGGAATCAGTTATAGATTTTAGCTGGATGCTTTGCCTCAGACACTGAATTCATCGTGTTCCACATAAAAGTGAAAGCATGTTTGACCTTTCCAATAAAAAGCAGGATGTTAAGCTACAACTCTCAAGCTTGGTTTACAGTCAGGCAGCTGTTATCATCAAACCTTCATAAGCAGTTATTCGGAGAAGCCTTTTCCTATAATGtgggagaaacacaaacacccaaCTAAAGTTTTACTTCAATTAACCTCTGCAGTCTCACtgtgcagtctttttttttaaacttattttgcAAGTCTGTAAGCACTTGAAATTACTACGCTGTGCCAAAATCTCTcactttcaaaaataaaaaacaagaagaaataattaaagcaaaatgaaaaaaagaaaaactgtgatCTGTAAACTGCGTCTATCAGTGCACACAATCAGTACTCCAGGATTAACACATTGCTGCATCCTGCTCCAAAAACAATCATTACCAATATTTTATGAAGttgaaatcatgaaaaagaCTAACTCTTAAATCCTTAATTTTCTGCTAGATATTCATGGAACGAAAGTCACTCTGAACTGTCACTTTGGAGTCTTGTATTAACCGCTCATGTGTTTGACACCAAACAAATGAATTAGATGCACGGggtaagaggaggagacaggcgTTTCAGCCTCGCAATAACATTCCCTAAGAAGTGACGAGCAGATCACACAGTAGTAGTTCTAGGCACAagtctgaaaaacacacacatagtatCAACAGGTCCTAATCTTAAACCagcacaagaaaaacaagacttgTGTCTAAGTTCAGCTAACCTGTGAAAGAATAAGCTGCGTCACACAGAGTACATTTCGGTCCCGTTTCTGACTTATTTAGGTCACATTGGTAGTAAGTGGTCATCTCGCTCCTCTGGCTCTTCTTCTAACGGTTCTGTGGCCACGCCCCTGTATGCGGGAGCTTCCTCTCGATTCCTTGACCGGCACACAAAGTCACAGCCATCCTGTAGGAGAGGAGAGTTAGATAGTTATACTAAAAAAGCAACTTCAGTCTAATCTTTTAATGACATTATTAATCAAAAACTGGAGACTCACCGCTGTCAGATTGCCAAGCTCCACCCAAAAAGCATAATTGGGGAATTGCTCCATCCCTTTGGCGCCAACAATCAGTCTCTGGTAGAGGAAACCTCCAATGAGGTAGACAGCCACAATGCAGAGGCCACTGAAAGAGGAGAGGGCTCATGAGCACAGATCATTTAGAATAGCATATTACTTTAAGATCAGAAAGGTTTTTAAGCTGTATAAGACAGTCTTTACGCACATGATGAGTATGATGGATCCAGGACTGAGCTTGGACTGCAGAGGTGGACAGACTGCATTGGAGTCCAGCTCAAAAAGGTAGAAACAGTCTTGTTCCCTCTCCCTGTCTTCCAGCACCGTCCCGATTTGGCCCTGAGAGTGAGATGGAGCAGAAAAGGATAAATATAAACCTCTACACTTAACTAAACTGCACATTTGTAAGATAGTTAGTATCCTGTGTTGTTCTGCCTTTTATTATCTTGCTTGTCTGATACTGTTTTTTGTGTATCTGTTGTtgagtttgaaatattttaaaggcCCACCTAAGAACGAGCATTGCAAATAAGCTTAGTGTATAATTGCTGTGGTGGCTGGCAATAGTTTACTCATTATTGtccctatacaaataaacataaaataaacacatgtcaAACAAGAAACATTAGTAAGACATCACAGTAAACTCTGGGGCTCCTAAAGGCTTCACATTCTGCAAAATGTACAGCATGGTACTTCAGTATACAAGCGGGTGCCGCTAGGTTACCCAGGCTTAAAATTTGTAAGTAATGGGTTCAGATGTTGAATGTGGTGTATTTCTTTTACCACGTCCATGTTTCTGTTGCAAGAGATCATGAACATggctctcctcttttccttagAGCAGTGGCCATCGTATGTTTCACCATCTCTGTAGATTAACATCACCCAGTCACCTACAAAAGCAGTAAAGAGTAAAATCAGACATTTAAACAGAATATTGTTCTTAACCACCCTATGCAATAAGACCGAAGTTCAAAGTActacaaacaaaagaagacgAGTTCTTAACACTAACATCATTTCAGGGACTTACTTCCTCCGTACGCTTGTGTTGCATTGTATGAGCCGATCACCGTTGGTTTCCCGTCCTTATTTTTGTTGTCCAACTGAACTACCCCGGCTCCTGGAACACCCCATGCGTCCCCACACAACTGGAACACGTATGTGTAACTCTCAGCTTCCTTGGTGATCTCCAATGTAAAGCTGTCAACATGAGAACAAATCACAGTGAGACAGAtgttggaagaaaaaacaaacaaaaaatgaaaatacaatacaaaaaggCTAAATGCTTCTGCCATGGTTAGTTGACATAAGGAAGTAGAGCTGACTTCTGTGGGATGACAGGAAACCCCAAAAACATATGAATGTCATATGGCTGAGTCACTTCTTACTTTTTGTGTGCGAGTGGCTCTAGCCGATTGAGGACTTTCCGTTCTGATTCAGAGTCAGAGTACAGTTTACAATTCTTGGTGCTGTCGGTGGTGTAAACTCCACTCCCACACAGGAGCAGCTGAAGAACCAGAGTCCACCTCGGGAAGGAGCCTCCACTGAGTCTGTTCGTCACCTGGTACATAATGACATTGAAAAGAGATTACTGACGTCATCTCATTTATTACCACTAGCGATTTTCTTATTCACACACTTAGTCTGCATTTAAAATAAGGGATAAATGCAACACAATTGCAAACAATTTTGTTGCAATTAGATATTGTAGGCTCCAAGAGACGGAATACAAACGACACTAACTCATCGTGTTCATTGGTAATTACACTTTGCGAATGTGCATATTTATAGCCTTAACCAAACGTAGCTATTGTGGTGCAATATGTTCATGCAAAATGTCTGTTCATCCTCCGCATGAGGCAATAAGTTATCCTTAGAAACTGTAGAAGATGAACCCAGAAGAGGTGCACAAAGTTGTGGTGCATTTCTTGGTACGTTTCGCACTTACCTTCATGACGTCTTGTACTATCAGTGAGTGGGAGCACTTTTTTAGAAGTtacacttgaacacacacaaagtgacagTCGCTTCCTCACGCTAACGTCGTTTCCTTGTTGACTTTAAGAGCATTAACGCTGCTCTATGTTGCGCAGTTAAATAAAGTGATTCTGCAGAAGGCGTGGAGTTCCAAATACTTTGTTGCTAGCTTCACGCTTTTCTGTTCTACATTTTAAACCGACTTTTTTCCCCCTAGAAATGTGTCAAGTGAGAGCATCCAAAAGGCTAGCAGCAGGCTAAAGACAGAAGCGGAGTGCGGAAgtgaaaccaaacacacacgcgTGCATGTGACCGTGCAAGTGAAGCGCGACCAATGAGCTTCCGATGAAGCCGCCCTGACCCGCATCAGCTGATCTGAGACATGCAGATTAAAAAGATGAACAGCGGAAATGTCTCTttctagaatagaatagaattacttcattgatcccaaactgggaaattgtggcgttacagcagcaggctatccaaacacacaatatgagtaaaaaacacaatgttaacaaatctaaacacaatataatattaaatacaaagtaaataagtacaaaaaatatcaaaactaagaatgtgaatatatacaaccaggatttaactaagcattactagtcttaaataggaagattaaatatggaagattgaatgtaaatgtgcaagaacagagtcgtaaatggttgtaaattaaatatgaaagattaaatgtaaatgtgcaaaaaacagagttgtaaatggacagtattgacataagttaaagtgcatgagtgtagacatataataagcagaaactatacaatataacggcgagtagacagccaaatgaagtgaacatgagtgcagggataatttgtaaatttaacatgtgcagaacagattacaatatggagagacagatattatcatgatgacagttctcagctgttgtacagagttatggccttcggtaagaaagatttcttgtatctgtccttgtgacaggagagttgtatcagtctgttagagaagctgctccgctgtttgtccagtagggtgtgcagagggtgatcaggattattcATAAtagataacagtttgttcagagtcctcctctctgtcaccactacaaaagagtccagcttgcagcctacCTTCTACCTGTTAACTGTGTGCCACTTGCtcgtgtgtgtgtacctctgtaCAAACACTACATTCAGTTAATCGTTGTTTAACTACATACATCTGGACCCAGCCATTTCCTTAAGACCCCCTTAAGTGACATATTTTTAATATCTTAAAATTATCCACAAATGCACTTACAATTGGAACTGTCTATGGGTGGGttgaatacaaagaaaaaaaaaatctttgtatttttataaatTTTCCATCAAATATCCTACCCCTAATATTTCCAGTGAGCCTACCACATGAATTTATAGGCTATTTATAGtctctatatatatttttagttgTCTCATTGTTAagaagattcaagattcaagatttgtatttgtcacatgctcatacagatgtgcaatgaaatgtaaagactgttctgcaaggccatgcaataacactcaaattactaatacacatatatacagtaaaatagaatataatgtaaaatttaaaaaagaaatatttgaatatacaaaatatagaataatgtaaacagtgtaaagtgtcagtgtgtaaagtgtccagggtgtcaaagtgcaatgtgcagattggaatgtgtggtgtgtgcatcatgtaatcacagttctgtttatgtttttaactgaggagagtggagttcACAGTCCGGGCAGCCTGAtgaaagaagctcttcctgagtctttctgtgttcgcCTTGATGTGTCGAAGGCGCCTGCCAGAGGGTAGCCACGTAAACAGTCCGTTACCTGGGTGGTGGGGATCACTCATGATCCTGTTTGCCCTGGCTGTGCTCCTCTTTGTGAAGATGTCCTGGAGGATGGGGAGTGTTGTACCCATGGTACGCTCTGCTGActtcagcaccctctgcagggCTCTTCGGTCATGTACAGTGCTGTTCCCGTACCACTAGGTGATGTTTCCAGTCAGCACACTCTCCACCACTCTGGTATAAAAAGTCTTCAGGACCTTCACAGAGACTTTGAATTTCCTCAGCTGTCTGATCCGATAGAGGCGCTGCCTCGCCCTCTTCACCTGACTGTCTATGTGGGTTGTCCATGTTAAATCCTCAGAGATGTGCACCCCCTGGTACTTGAAGCTGCACACCCTGTCCACCAGCGTCCCATCAATTCTCAGTGGGGGGTAatccctctgctgtcctctcctgaagtccacaatCAGATATGAAAGATATGAATAAAGCCATGCTAAGACGAGACAAGTTAGACTGTAAGGAAAACTGGTGTCGAAGCTGCTGTGGGGTACTAAGTATAAAAAGGTgcatagaaaataaatacaattctcAGCAAAGGAATATAAATAAtatgcaaaaacaaatgtacacaaTGCCATGAATTGAACATGTAAACAGCTAAACAATATAGCCTCTGTCTAGGAATGCTTTACGCTGAAGGTTAAGCCACAGTTTAATCATGTTCTCCACGTTAGGTGTAGATTTCAGTTTGCGACCCATTGCTAAGCAGGATAGGAACATTATCAGTGGAGTTATTTGACCCACATTTCTTGACAATAAATCCAGCAATTGTTGAAACATTCAAAACCACATTTGGTGGAAAAGGAAACTTGAAGAGATCCCCAAACTATTTTGGATACATAGGAGAGCCTAAAACgttgttttaataattaatttattgatGTTGATGTTATTGACTTTAATGTGATTGTTTATGCATGTTGTGGTTCGTGATGTCTCTAAATCACCTGAACGAACTTCTTTATCTTCCATCTCTTACGACCTCATACTGTAATCCTTGACCTGAATTAGATGTGATTTATAGTGACAGTATGCAACATGAACACTCCAATGTAATGCATGCTTACCATCATCACTGCAAACTGTCTGTTCCACTTGGCACGATTTGTCAGACTCAGTAGAAAGAAACACCGACAGCTGATCAATATACATCCTAAATTAAAAAGTTATAAAGTAGCAACAGGTGTGTTCCACAGTCACACAACCTTTGTGCTCTATGCACCACCGAGgcaaggagagagagcgagtgagagaaagagagggagctgTTGACTCAGGTCTCGTAAAAGCCGGATGATGCTAGTTTGAAACTTctctgttgccaagcaacccaaacattctccCCACAGAggcgctgtgattggctagaAACATAGACTTACTCTTTTTGGTTGTTTGATTCAGACCTGATAAGAACTAAATACAAAGGATggcgcacacagacacagatgagAAGCTGTGTGAAAGTTCAAACATAGCCTAGTTTGATCATCATTTTTAATATAGGACAGGGTTTACGCAATACTAACAATTTGTGTTGCACCACCTGCGATAGTTTCAACATCGGCTTAAGTTGCAATTTCGATCTTACACCTAGCCAGTTTAGGTGTCCTCTTTAAATTATGGTTGTCGTAGtgtattgtttgaatgatgggataatctggtggttgaggacGAGAAAAGGGTTTAACTGCTGTTCAGTGTTGTCTATGGGTCCTCTGCGAGTTTACATCCCTTAGAAATGCATGATGACTGTTTTTATTCCctcttttgttttatattaGCTGAGGTAATTGAATCTGTCCTTTTATAGAGTACTGTTAAATAACCTTATGTTGTAGTTGACAGTTTCTCCACTCCTTGTCAGTGTTGTTATTTCACACTCGCTAAGGGTGTTAAAGGCATTAATGAAAAGGCTATTTAATAATTTAcctttgttgctgtttgtggaTTAAGGGcatttaacaaatgtttttttcagctgtTAGTGTGTTAGGTGTGTTAGGAGGAAGGCAGCACTGTACCAAACACTTCATTAAGACAAATGATTTTCTCTGATCTGTCacacaaagttaaaaaagtaatttctgTGACAATATTTTGATTAGCTTGGACGTTGTACTCTACTAAAGATGAaccttgtgtttctgtggtgcaaccaaacaatgacacaacttaAGTAATGTACATTCAGCACTCTTTTAGAGTCTTCAACAGTACAAAGCTCATTTTCTATGCATGCTTTCCTCATCCTTTCAATGTAGCCTATCTTGAGACTTTCAATACAAACTACCTTTAACCTGCAAACAATCTGACCAGAATGATTCAGCTGAAACAATGCCTTGTCCTTCTAATCAtagtccttttttaaattctctaaAAGAACTGATAAAAGTGACAAGATTAACGAAAAAAGAACATCAGGTTTCTGAGTGTGGTCAGGcacattgttttcatttaccATAGGTAGAACTGGCTTAGTATCTGAAAGTATATTTTAGCATATTGTTTCCATTTAACACAACCCTTTTGTACCTAGGGAAACATGTCTAGTTggatgagattaaaaaaacacttattgTATTCACTTACGTACATGGCAGGATTAAGATGGGAGGATTGACATCACTAGCTAATCAGTAGCTAGCTAAACTAGTCCACTTCAAACTAATCAAAACAGTGTCACTAAATACGGAGCTACAATGAATTTGACTGGAAACAGTGAACGCAGCCACCTGGCTCTGTCCAACAGGACtgactttaaaatatgttaGTGAATTTTGATACATTTAGCTCCaaccaggctagctgtttctgtgtttttagctAAACGAATCCGCTGGAGTCTGCTATATATTTAGAGACAAGCTTGGTAATTTCCAAACAATGTTAAACTAATAGCCTGCCTATTGAAAGGGCCAAGCTAAAACTGAAGCCCCTATCTATGTGAAGTGATTGGACTTAGTGTTTGGAAACATCTCTGTGTATGAAAACCACAAAGAACCTAAATCCTCACAGTACAAGTTTGAAAATAACAAGCTAACTTGTTTTGGTTTCCATAGTTTGAGCAAGTAGTTCTTAACACACTTGCTGCTTTAGAtggtatattttttatatacattAATCTATATTAAAAAAGGCCCTGCTCCTAATAATAGAAGTCTGTAGGCCTATATAAAGTGAGTAAAGGCAAAGTAAATGGAACCTGAGTTGTGTTGAGCAGTACAATGAAACAAGGCAACATGTGTGGTTGAAAGGTCTTCATGTGTGTATTTAGTAATGCTAATGTCCTGATACTCCACACCTATCATCTCAGGTCCCACCAATCAACATAGGAGAGAACCTCATTGTTTTAC from Labrus mixtus chromosome 11, fLabMix1.1, whole genome shotgun sequence includes the following:
- the m6pr gene encoding cation-dependent mannose-6-phosphate receptor encodes the protein MKVTNRLSGGSFPRWTLVLQLLLCGSGVYTTDSTKNCKLYSDSESERKVLNRLEPLAHKNFTLEITKEAESYTYVFQLCGDAWGVPGAGVVQLDNKNKDGKPTVIGSYNATQAYGGSDWVMLIYRDGETYDGHCSKEKRRAMFMISCNRNMDVGQIGTVLEDREREQDCFYLFELDSNAVCPPLQSKLSPGSIILIIGLCIVAVYLIGGFLYQRLIVGAKGMEQFPNYAFWVELGNLTADGCDFVCRSRNREEAPAYRGVATEPLEEEPEERDDHLLPM